CACCGTTTCCGGCAGCAACCCTACATGCACCTGTATCTCGGCGTGATCGATCATTTCCCGGGCTTTGGCCAGAATGTTTTTGCTTCCTTCGATATTCCAGACATATTCCATGGTCTGAGGACTACTGAGCGAGGTCAATTCCTGGTAGGCATTGTCCAGCCGCATTTCGAATTCATGACGCAATCGATCCAGAAGCTCCTCGGCGGGCGCCGGTGAATAGAGGGTAGTCCGCTCAGCAGGACTGCTCAGGGCAGCGCCCCGCGCCACAAGTTTATTGAGCACCTCATAGATCATGGAACGAGGCACACCCGATTCCTTGCTGACCAGATAGCCGGTAGCAGGGTTGCTTCGCAGGAGCGCGACATAGGCTTTCGCCTCATACTCGGAGAAGCCGAGATTTTGCAGTCGATCGATGGCACTCAAGGGCAACCTCCGAAGAGTTCTTTCGTAGTAGTCGTTATAATCACGACTACTATATCATATCGGATACTGAATGTCAAGGCCCAATGTTCAAAATCACTAAATCGACGGCTGCGCAGTGGCAGTAACCGCAGAAATATGGTAGACTTCGAGTAATCTCTTTTGCCAATCCCATTTTTTACACTGAGGTGATGCCATGCGTTTTAACCGCCGACGAACGAAGCCCCTATCGAATGTCGATGTGGCATGGTACCAGATGGAAGACCCCACCAATTTGATGATGATTACCGGCGTCATAATGTTTGACGAACCGATGGATTTTGAGCGTTTGAAAAGCACGCTGGACTATCGCCTTGTCCAACGATTTCGCCGGTTTCGACGGCGCATCGTCGAAACACCCTATCGCATCGGCAGGCCTTACTGGATGGATGACCCCACCTTTGATCTTGACGCTCACATCCATGAGGTGGCGCTACCGGAACCGGGAGACCAGGATGCGCTGCAGGACATGGTGAGCGACCTGATGAGCGCGCCCCTGGATTTCAGCAAACCGCCCTGGCAGTTTCATCTGATCCATGGCTTCGGGGAGGGCTCTGCACTGCTTGCCCGGTTGCACCACAGCATTGGTGATGGCATCGCGCTGATCAAGGTCATGCTTTCCCTCACCGATACCGAAGCGGACGCCCCATTGCCAACACCGGAACAGAAAAAGCCAAAGGGTTGGGATCCCCTTGCACCCATCACCCGTCCGGCCAGGTCGGCCATCAAATTCACCGGTCGAGCCGTCAAGACCACAGTCAAAGTAACCCGATCAGTTGTCCGGGATCCAGAGAATCTGGTTAATCTGGCCAGGGTTGGTACCGACGCTGCGCTGACCACCGGCCGTCTGCTTCTGATGTCGCCCGATCCCGATACGATCTACAAGGGAAGCCTGGGAGTCTCGAAGCGAGCTACCTGGTCGGAACCGATTCCGCTGAGCGAAATCAAGCTGATCGGCCGGGGCGTTGGCGGCACAGTCAACGACGTATTGATGTCGGCCGCCACCGGCGCCATGCGTCGCTACATGATCGGCCGCGACGAGGATGTGGACGACCTGAACTTCAGGTCAGTGATCCCAGTCAATTTACGCCGGGAATCGGAGGAGTTGTCCCTGGGAAACAAGTTTGGGCTCGTCTTCCTCTCCCTGCCAATCGGCGTTGAAGACCCGGTCGACCGCCTACGGGAACTCAAACGACGGATGGATGACTTAAAGGGCACTACCGAGCCCCTGGTCGCGTTCGGCATACTTAACATGATGGGCATGATGCCTGACCGGCTGGAGGATGTTGTGGCTGGCATGTTCGGCACCAAGGCAACCCTGGTGATGACCAATGTTCCCGGCCCAAGGGAACAGCTCTACCTGGCAGGCGCGCCCATCGAGCAGATGGTCTTCTGGGTTCCGCAATCGGGGCGACTGGGACTTGGTATCAGCATTCTGAGCTACAATGGGCAGGTTACCGTTGGTGTGGCTTCAGACACAGGCCTGGTACCGGATCCGGAGGTCATCCTCCACGGTTTCAGGGAAGAGCTGCATGCGCTCAAGGACGAAATGCGGGCCCGCCTCATGGAGACTGCCACCGAGTTCGATATCCCCGTAGCCGGTGAGCCGGTGAGAAGAGACTCCGGTCAGTCCGACCCGGATGACACCGAAACACCCGTGGCCGAACCAACTCAGGCAGACCTGACCCTGGCCAAACCGTCGGCGCGCCCTGAACACAGCGACCACTTGACCCGCATTGCCGGTATCGGTCAAACCTTTGCCACCAGGCTCTATGAGGCCGGCATCAACACCTTCGAGGAATTGGCAGCCTGTACAGAGAAGCAGTTGGCCGCGGTGATCGAAGCGCCCGACTGGCGACGGCCCGACTATCGTAGTTGGATCGAAGAGGCCCGGGCATTGGCCGGTAGCACCACGCACCCCTGATCTTTTGACCACCGCTCCCCTTTTCGGGATTGGACCAGGGGATGCACCTGGGCCGGGTTGCTCCATTCCCCGGTCATCATCTGCTTGAGCTCTTCGAGTTCCAGCAAAAAAACTTCCTCTTCTGCCAGAAGGCGGCCATCGGCGATGCCTTCGCGCGCTGCTGCCAGCGCCCAGGTGCGGGAGGCATCCATCACAGTCACCAGCGCCTCCCTGCTGGCGGACAATTGCTCCACCAGGACCTGCAAGGCCTGAAACAGCGGTTCGAACTGGCGTCGCCGCAAGCGTCCCAAACGGTCCTTAGCCTCGTTTGCGGCCGAGGCTCGAGTCTGTCGGGCGGCCGATGGATCAAGGAGATCGCCAGGATCCCTTGCTGCCGCCTTGATGACCTCACTTCCCAGTTGATCCCCAAATTGTCGCCAGCGCGGACTGGCACTTTCCAGCGGCAATGGGGCCCAATGCCCGAACGATCTCAGAAAGCGGGCACCCATCTCATCTGTCAGCG
The sequence above is drawn from the Chloroflexota bacterium genome and encodes:
- a CDS encoding helix-turn-helix domain-containing protein, with amino-acid sequence MSAIDRLQNLGFSEYEAKAYVALLRSNPATGYLVSKESGVPRSMIYEVLNKLVARGAALSSPAERTTLYSPAPAEELLDRLRHEFEMRLDNAYQELTSLSSPQTMEYVWNIEGSKNILAKAREMIDHAEIQVHVGLLPETVPSLQPSLEQAIDRGLEVLVNTTSDIALPGARVMVTPLVLDDAGQLGTQGLLLTVDSTQALVSQQLDSADAKAAWTANPLLSFVVEQHMRTDIVIPRMFELLGHQALDLLDEQDRLVFAPVLETP
- a CDS encoding wax ester/triacylglycerol synthase family O-acyltransferase yields the protein MRFNRRRTKPLSNVDVAWYQMEDPTNLMMITGVIMFDEPMDFERLKSTLDYRLVQRFRRFRRRIVETPYRIGRPYWMDDPTFDLDAHIHEVALPEPGDQDALQDMVSDLMSAPLDFSKPPWQFHLIHGFGEGSALLARLHHSIGDGIALIKVMLSLTDTEADAPLPTPEQKKPKGWDPLAPITRPARSAIKFTGRAVKTTVKVTRSVVRDPENLVNLARVGTDAALTTGRLLLMSPDPDTIYKGSLGVSKRATWSEPIPLSEIKLIGRGVGGTVNDVLMSAATGAMRRYMIGRDEDVDDLNFRSVIPVNLRRESEELSLGNKFGLVFLSLPIGVEDPVDRLRELKRRMDDLKGTTEPLVAFGILNMMGMMPDRLEDVVAGMFGTKATLVMTNVPGPREQLYLAGAPIEQMVFWVPQSGRLGLGISILSYNGQVTVGVASDTGLVPDPEVILHGFREELHALKDEMRARLMETATEFDIPVAGEPVRRDSGQSDPDDTETPVAEPTQADLTLAKPSARPEHSDHLTRIAGIGQTFATRLYEAGINTFEELAACTEKQLAAVIEAPDWRRPDYRSWIEEARALAGSTTHP